One genomic window of Azospirillum sp. TSH100 includes the following:
- a CDS encoding DUF2497 domain-containing protein, with amino-acid sequence MSDKGQQEPSMEEILASIRRIISEDGEPAKSETQAPSPPPPPPPPPPPPPPPPPMVEEDDDVLELTQMVEDEPDERPDFGQPEPDPWADEPSFPEPSPPPPPPRWEEPEPEPMPPPRPAARRPMPAFDDFEDDEPPPPPRPRRRMVDPDDGLISRRTAEDASHHLTHLARELGDDLSIGPMPIGIRTVEEVVRELLKPLLKEWLDENLPTVVERLVQQEIDRMIRRSQKF; translated from the coding sequence ATGAGCGATAAGGGCCAGCAAGAACCTTCGATGGAGGAAATCCTCGCCTCCATCCGGCGGATCATTTCCGAGGATGGCGAGCCTGCCAAGTCGGAAACCCAGGCGCCTTCGCCGCCTCCACCTCCGCCGCCTCCACCACCCCCGCCGCCCCCGCCGCCTCCGATGGTGGAGGAGGACGACGACGTTCTGGAACTGACCCAGATGGTGGAGGACGAGCCTGACGAGCGGCCCGATTTCGGCCAGCCCGAGCCCGATCCATGGGCGGATGAGCCGTCCTTTCCGGAACCGTCGCCTCCCCCTCCGCCGCCCCGTTGGGAGGAGCCGGAGCCCGAACCGATGCCGCCGCCGCGTCCCGCCGCCCGGCGGCCGATGCCGGCCTTCGACGATTTCGAGGATGACGAGCCGCCGCCCCCGCCGCGTCCGCGCCGCCGCATGGTCGATCCCGATGACGGGTTGATCTCGCGCCGGACGGCAGAGGACGCCTCGCATCATCTGACCCATCTGGCGCGCGAACTGGGCGACGACCTGTCCATTGGCCCGATGCCGATCGGCATCCGCACGGTGGAGGAGGTCGTGCGCGAATTGCTGAAGCCGCTGTTGAAGGAATGGCTGGATGAGAATCTGCCGACCGTCGTCGAGCGGCTGGTTCAGCAGGAGATCGACCGCATGATCCGGCGGTCACAGAAGTTCTGA
- a CDS encoding NUDIX domain-containing protein codes for MNHPDIEILDKKTPYKGFLTIDVYRLRHKKFDGTWTDVLPPREVCDRGAAVAVLLYDPDLDTVVMIEQFRVGSAAAGGPAWMTEIVAGMVGEGETPEDVARRESIEEAGCAIREIEHICDYYVSPGAFTEEVAVFCGRVDSRNLAATGGLEEEHEDIRIMALPVDEAIRMMDENRLRNSVAIIAVGWLARHRESLRKRWLGQG; via the coding sequence ATGAACCATCCCGACATCGAGATTCTGGACAAGAAGACCCCTTACAAGGGCTTTCTGACGATCGACGTCTACCGACTGCGCCATAAGAAGTTCGACGGCACCTGGACCGACGTCCTGCCCCCGCGCGAGGTTTGCGACCGGGGCGCGGCGGTCGCCGTCCTGCTCTACGATCCCGATCTCGACACCGTCGTGATGATCGAGCAGTTCCGCGTCGGCTCGGCCGCGGCGGGCGGTCCGGCCTGGATGACCGAGATCGTCGCCGGCATGGTCGGCGAAGGTGAAACGCCTGAAGATGTGGCGCGCCGCGAATCCATCGAGGAAGCCGGCTGCGCCATTCGGGAGATCGAGCATATCTGCGACTATTATGTCAGCCCCGGCGCCTTCACCGAGGAAGTCGCCGTCTTCTGCGGTCGGGTCGACAGCCGCAATCTCGCTGCGACCGGCGGGCTGGAGGAGGAGCACGAGGACATCCGCATCATGGCCCTGCCGGTAGACGAAGCGATCCGCATGATGGACGAGAACCGCCTGCGCAATTCCGTAGCGATCATCGCCGTCGGCTGGCTAGCCCGTCACCGCGAATCCCTGCGCAAGCGCTGGCTTGGCCAAGGGTAA
- a CDS encoding S1C family serine protease — translation MRVVTTSVVPHLAAAIFTLIGLQLAMPGALPGALAAEATEPARLDPERVVRSIVGISATVPADSQSARTLGTDREGSGVVIDGSGLILTIGYTVMEASQIQVTTSDGRSYPANMVAYDPVSGFGLLRAEMGFSAPWLRLANSDAVKEGDTLLALSGGGNRGATAVKVVGKREFAGYWEYLLDEALFTFPPIRAFNGAALLNREGRLVGIGSLLVSEAVEGRSLPGNMFVPVSALEPVLADLLAYGRRQEPARPWLGVTLREEMGRLLVEKLSPRSPAELAGLRPGDWIVGVGGQRFSGLADFYRKLWGLGPAGTVVPLEVMRGTTLTPVAVTSADRVRFLRLNPTL, via the coding sequence ATGCGGGTCGTCACAACATCGGTCGTGCCGCATCTGGCGGCCGCAATCTTCACGCTGATCGGCCTGCAATTGGCCATGCCCGGCGCTTTGCCCGGCGCCCTGGCCGCCGAAGCAACGGAGCCGGCACGCCTGGATCCGGAGCGCGTCGTCCGCTCCATCGTTGGCATCAGCGCAACGGTGCCGGCCGATAGCCAGAGCGCCCGGACACTGGGCACCGACCGGGAGGGCAGCGGCGTCGTCATCGACGGGTCCGGCCTGATCCTGACCATCGGCTACACGGTGATGGAGGCCTCGCAGATTCAGGTCACCACCTCTGACGGGCGCAGCTACCCCGCCAACATGGTCGCCTACGATCCGGTCAGCGGCTTCGGGCTGCTGCGTGCGGAAATGGGATTTTCGGCCCCCTGGCTGCGGCTGGCCAACTCCGACGCGGTGAAGGAGGGTGACACGCTGCTGGCGCTCAGCGGTGGCGGCAATCGCGGGGCCACCGCCGTGAAGGTGGTCGGCAAGCGGGAATTCGCCGGCTATTGGGAGTATCTGCTGGACGAGGCGCTGTTCACCTTCCCGCCGATCCGCGCCTTCAACGGCGCGGCCCTGCTCAACCGCGAAGGCCGGCTGGTCGGCATCGGATCGCTGCTGGTGTCCGAGGCGGTGGAGGGCCGCAGCCTGCCCGGCAACATGTTCGTTCCGGTTTCGGCGCTGGAGCCCGTCCTGGCCGACCTTCTCGCCTATGGTCGGCGGCAGGAACCGGCCCGACCCTGGCTGGGCGTCACGTTGCGCGAGGAGATGGGGCGGCTGCTGGTGGAAAAGCTGTCACCCCGCAGCCCCGCCGAATTGGCCGGCCTGCGGCCCGGCGACTGGATCGTCGGTGTCGGCGGCCAGCGTTTCAGTGGACTGGCCGACTTCTACCGCAAGCTTTGGGGCCTGGGGCCGGCCGGGACGGTCGTGCCGCTTGAGGTGATGCGCGGCACCACCCTCACTCCGGTGGCGGTGACCTCGGCCGACCGCGTGCGGTTCCTGCGGCTGAACCCGACGCTGTGA
- the purM gene encoding phosphoribosylformylglycinamidine cyclo-ligase, whose protein sequence is MSDAYKQAGVDIDAGNALVEAIKPLARSTARSGSDAGLGGFGALFDLRAAGYQDPLLVATTDGVGTKLKVAILANRHDTVGIDLVAMCVNDLVVQGAEPLLFLDYYATGKLDVAAGRDIVAGIAEGCRQAGCALVGGETAEMPGMYSEGDYDLAGFSVGAVERQNALTGSAVQAGDVVLGLASTGVHSNGYSLVRKLVEASGLGYDSACPWDASKTLGEALLTPTRIYVKSTLKAVRAGTVRAMAHITGGGLIENIPRVLPDGLGVVLDASTWTLPPVFSWLMKTGGIAPFEMARTFNVGLGMVVVVPADKAQEATDILREGGETVFTVGTVTALKDGDARVTVNGMDAAWTA, encoded by the coding sequence ATGTCCGACGCCTACAAGCAGGCCGGTGTGGACATCGATGCGGGCAACGCGCTTGTCGAAGCGATCAAGCCGCTTGCCCGCTCCACCGCGCGTTCAGGCTCCGACGCGGGCCTGGGCGGTTTCGGCGCCCTGTTCGATCTGCGCGCCGCCGGCTACCAGGATCCGCTTCTGGTCGCGACCACCGATGGAGTCGGCACCAAGCTGAAGGTGGCGATTCTCGCCAACCGTCACGACACGGTCGGCATCGACCTCGTCGCCATGTGCGTGAACGATCTGGTGGTCCAGGGCGCCGAGCCGCTGCTGTTCCTCGATTACTACGCCACCGGCAAGCTCGACGTGGCCGCCGGCCGCGACATCGTCGCCGGCATCGCCGAAGGCTGCCGTCAGGCTGGCTGCGCGCTGGTCGGCGGCGAGACCGCCGAGATGCCGGGCATGTATTCCGAAGGCGATTACGACCTCGCCGGCTTCTCCGTCGGTGCGGTGGAACGCCAGAATGCCCTGACCGGTTCCGCCGTGCAGGCGGGCGACGTGGTTCTTGGCCTCGCCTCGACCGGCGTGCATTCCAACGGCTATTCGCTGGTGCGCAAGCTGGTTGAGGCGTCGGGTCTCGGCTACGACTCCGCCTGCCCGTGGGATGCCTCGAAGACGCTGGGTGAAGCGCTGCTGACCCCGACCCGCATCTATGTGAAGAGCACGCTGAAGGCGGTGCGCGCCGGCACGGTCCGTGCCATGGCCCACATCACCGGCGGCGGCCTGATCGAGAACATTCCGCGCGTCCTGCCGGATGGGCTGGGTGTGGTTCTCGACGCCTCGACCTGGACTCTGCCCCCCGTCTTCTCCTGGCTGATGAAGACCGGCGGAATCGCTCCGTTCGAGATGGCGCGCACCTTCAACGTCGGCCTCGGCATGGTCGTGGTGGTTCCGGCAGACAAGGCGCAGGAAGCCACCGACATCCTGCGCGAAGGCGGCGAGACGGTCTTCACCGTCGGCACCGTCACCGCGCTGAAGGACGGCGATGCCCGCGTGACCGTCAATGGCATGGATGCGGCCTGGACCGCGTAA
- a CDS encoding cysteine synthase A, with translation MDIRNGFIGAIGNTPLIRLDGPSKATGCEILGKAEFLNPGGSVKDRAALAIVRDAEKRGLLRPGGTIVEGTAGNTGIGLALVGNALGYRTVIVMPETQSQEKKDMLRLIGADLRLVPAVPYSNPENYVRYSGRLAEELAKTEPNGVVWANQFDNTANREGHRTTTGPEIWEQTGGKLDAFTCAVGSGGTLAGIALALKERNPNIRITLADPMGAALFSYYTKGELKSEGSSITEGIGQGRITANLEDAPIDDAVQIPDEEALPIVFDLIKSQGLVLGGSSGINIAAAIRVARDLGPGHTVVTILCDGGQRYQSKLFNPDFLREKNLPVPDWLA, from the coding sequence TTGGACATCCGCAACGGCTTCATCGGCGCCATCGGCAACACGCCGCTGATTCGCCTGGACGGGCCATCGAAGGCCACTGGCTGCGAGATCCTGGGCAAGGCGGAGTTCCTGAACCCCGGCGGCTCGGTCAAGGACCGCGCAGCGCTCGCCATCGTGCGCGACGCGGAGAAGCGCGGGCTGTTGCGTCCCGGTGGCACCATCGTCGAGGGCACGGCCGGCAACACCGGCATCGGACTGGCGCTGGTCGGCAACGCCTTGGGTTATCGCACCGTCATCGTCATGCCGGAAACCCAGAGCCAGGAAAAGAAGGACATGCTGCGCCTGATCGGCGCCGACCTGCGGCTGGTCCCGGCGGTCCCCTATTCCAACCCCGAGAATTACGTCCGCTATTCCGGCCGCCTTGCCGAGGAACTGGCGAAGACCGAGCCGAACGGCGTCGTCTGGGCAAACCAGTTCGACAATACAGCGAACCGCGAAGGCCACCGCACCACCACTGGCCCGGAGATCTGGGAGCAGACCGGCGGCAAGCTCGACGCCTTCACCTGTGCCGTGGGCAGCGGCGGCACGCTCGCCGGCATCGCACTGGCCCTGAAGGAGCGGAACCCGAACATCCGCATCACCCTTGCCGATCCGATGGGGGCGGCCCTGTTCAGCTACTACACCAAGGGCGAGCTGAAGTCGGAAGGCAGTTCCATCACCGAAGGCATCGGCCAGGGCCGCATCACCGCCAATCTGGAAGACGCGCCGATCGACGATGCCGTGCAAATTCCGGATGAGGAGGCGCTGCCGATCGTCTTCGACCTGATCAAGAGCCAGGGTCTGGTGCTGGGCGGCTCGTCGGGCATCAACATCGCCGCGGCGATTCGGGTGGCGCGCGACCTCGGCCCCGGCCACACGGTGGTGACCATCCTGTGCGACGGGGGGCAGCGTTACCAATCGAAGCTCTTCAATCCTGACTTCCTCCGTGAGAAGAATCTTCCGGTGCCAGACTGGCTGGCCTGA
- a CDS encoding valine--tRNA ligase: MLEKTYRPAEVEEKHYRLWEESGAFAAQPQGNGKPYTIMMPPPNVTGSLHMGHALTFTIQDVLTRYNRMRGRDALWQPGTDHAGIATQMVVERNLAKDGKTRHDFGRDAFIDKVWEWKAESGGTITRQLRRLGASPDWPRERFTMDEGLSRAVRKVFVELHRQGLIYKDKRLVNWDPKLHTAISDLEVEQKEIKGNLWHFRYPIDGEEGRFIVVATTRPETMLGDTGVAVHPEDDRYKDLIGKMVRLPLVGRLIPIVGDEYADPETGSGAVKITPAHDFNDFEVGKRCGLEQINIMDRDARLNDNVPEAYRGLDRYEARKRIVAELEALELLEKIEPHTHMVPHGDRSGVAIEPWLTDQWYVDAATLAKPAIEAVETGKTVFVPKQWENTYFEWMRNIQPWCISRQIWWGHQIPAWYGPDGTFFVEETEEEARAAAKVHYGSDVELTRDADVLDTWFSSALWPFSTLGWPDRTPELDRYYPTDVLVTGFDIIFFWVARMMMMGLHFMKDVPFRTVYIHALVRDEKGQKMSKSKGNVIDPLEIIDQYGTDALRFTLSAMAAQGRDIKLAVNRVEGYRNFATKLWNAARYCQMNGCEPVAGYKPVGLTQTVNRWIVGALADAAKKVAESIDAYKFNEAAGAAYQFTWGTFCDWYMEFTKPILAGTDEAAKAETRATTAWVLDQILHILHPLMPFITEELWEQLSPVRANRLISAEWPEFAADIVDPASRDEMDWVVRLITSVRSMRSEMNVPPAAQIELKLKDPNAASLKRLDTHRDLILRMARLSSVDPLQGDVPKSSVQAVLDETTLVLPLEGIVDLDKEKARLSKEIDKLTGEIKKIDAKLSNEQFVAKAPEEVIEEQRDRREAADQARDKLQKALEMLAG, from the coding sequence ATGTTGGAAAAGACGTACCGGCCCGCCGAGGTCGAGGAGAAGCACTACCGCCTGTGGGAAGAGTCGGGCGCTTTCGCCGCCCAGCCGCAGGGGAACGGCAAGCCCTACACCATCATGATGCCGCCGCCGAACGTCACCGGCAGCCTGCACATGGGCCATGCGCTGACCTTCACCATCCAGGACGTGCTGACCCGCTACAACCGCATGCGCGGCCGCGACGCCTTGTGGCAGCCCGGGACCGACCATGCCGGCATCGCCACCCAGATGGTGGTGGAGCGCAATCTGGCGAAGGATGGCAAGACCCGCCACGATTTCGGCCGCGACGCCTTCATCGACAAGGTGTGGGAGTGGAAGGCCGAATCGGGGGGCACCATCACCCGCCAGCTTCGCCGCCTTGGCGCCTCGCCCGATTGGCCGCGCGAGCGTTTCACCATGGACGAGGGGCTGAGCCGCGCCGTCCGCAAGGTGTTCGTCGAACTGCACCGCCAGGGGCTGATCTACAAGGACAAGCGGCTGGTCAACTGGGACCCGAAGCTGCACACCGCCATCTCCGACCTTGAGGTCGAGCAGAAGGAGATCAAGGGCAACCTCTGGCACTTCCGCTACCCCATCGACGGAGAGGAAGGCCGCTTCATTGTGGTCGCCACCACCCGTCCGGAAACCATGCTGGGCGACACCGGCGTGGCGGTTCATCCGGAGGATGACCGGTACAAGGACCTGATCGGCAAGATGGTCCGCCTGCCGCTGGTCGGCCGACTGATCCCGATCGTCGGCGACGAGTATGCCGATCCCGAGACCGGTTCGGGTGCGGTGAAGATCACGCCGGCTCATGACTTCAACGATTTCGAGGTCGGGAAGCGTTGCGGGCTCGAGCAGATCAACATCATGGATCGCGACGCCAGGCTGAACGACAACGTTCCCGAGGCCTATCGCGGGCTTGACCGCTACGAGGCGCGTAAGCGGATCGTCGCCGAACTGGAAGCGCTGGAGCTTCTGGAGAAGATCGAGCCGCACACCCACATGGTCCCGCACGGCGACCGCTCCGGCGTCGCCATCGAGCCGTGGCTGACCGACCAGTGGTATGTCGATGCCGCGACCCTGGCCAAGCCGGCCATCGAGGCGGTGGAGACCGGCAAGACGGTGTTCGTGCCCAAGCAGTGGGAGAACACCTATTTTGAATGGATGCGCAACATCCAGCCCTGGTGCATCAGCCGCCAGATTTGGTGGGGCCATCAGATCCCGGCCTGGTACGGCCCGGACGGCACCTTCTTCGTCGAGGAGACGGAAGAGGAGGCGCGCGCCGCCGCAAAGGTGCATTACGGCAGCGATGTCGAGCTGACGCGTGATGCCGACGTGCTCGACACCTGGTTCTCGTCGGCGCTGTGGCCCTTCTCGACGCTCGGCTGGCCCGACCGGACGCCGGAACTCGACCGCTATTACCCGACCGACGTGCTGGTGACCGGCTTCGACATCATCTTCTTCTGGGTCGCCCGGATGATGATGATGGGCCTGCACTTCATGAAGGATGTGCCCTTCCGCACCGTCTACATCCATGCCCTCGTCCGTGACGAGAAGGGGCAGAAGATGTCGAAGTCGAAGGGCAACGTCATCGATCCGCTGGAGATCATCGACCAGTACGGCACCGATGCGCTGCGCTTCACCCTGTCGGCGATGGCTGCCCAAGGCCGCGACATCAAGCTGGCGGTAAACCGGGTCGAAGGCTACCGCAACTTCGCCACCAAGTTGTGGAACGCCGCCCGCTATTGCCAGATGAACGGCTGCGAGCCGGTCGCCGGCTACAAGCCGGTCGGGCTGACGCAGACGGTCAATCGCTGGATCGTCGGCGCCCTGGCCGATGCGGCGAAGAAGGTCGCCGAGTCGATCGACGCCTACAAGTTCAACGAGGCCGCCGGTGCCGCCTACCAGTTCACCTGGGGCACCTTCTGCGACTGGTACATGGAGTTCACCAAGCCGATCCTCGCCGGCACCGACGAGGCGGCGAAGGCGGAGACGCGGGCGACCACCGCCTGGGTGCTCGACCAGATCCTGCACATCCTGCACCCGCTGATGCCCTTCATCACCGAAGAACTGTGGGAGCAGCTGTCGCCGGTCCGCGCCAACCGCCTGATCTCGGCGGAATGGCCGGAGTTCGCCGCCGACATCGTCGATCCCGCCTCGCGCGACGAGATGGACTGGGTGGTGCGGCTGATCACCTCGGTCCGCTCGATGCGGTCGGAGATGAATGTCCCGCCGGCGGCGCAGATCGAGCTGAAGCTGAAGGACCCGAACGCGGCCAGCCTGAAGCGGCTGGACACCCACCGCGACCTGATCCTCCGAATGGCCCGGTTGTCCAGTGTCGATCCGCTCCAGGGTGATGTCCCGAAGAGCAGCGTCCAGGCCGTGCTGGACGAGACCACGCTGGTGCTGCCGCTGGAAGGCATCGTCGATCTCGACAAGGAGAAGGCGCGGCTGTCCAAGGAGATCGACAAGCTGACGGGCGAGATCAAGAAGATCGACGCCAAGCTGTCGAACGAGCAGTTTGTCGCCAAGGCTCCGGAAGAGGTTATCGAGGAGCAGCGCGACCGCCGCGAGGCTGCCGATCAGGCCCGTGACAAGCTGCAGAAGGCGCTGGAGATGCTGGCGGGGTGA
- a CDS encoding protein-L-isoaspartate O-methyltransferase codes for MTDFAAARYFMVEGQIRPNKVTDHRLVDVLSELPREAFVPSSARGVAYVDDDLPIGNGRFLLEPMVFARMLQAAAVQETDRVLDVGAAGGYSTAVLARLASSVVGMDCDEALTAAATAALAGQGIVNAKAVTGPLAEGYAQNAPYDVIVVEGTVPEVPASLIGQLAEGGRLVAIVQGKGSVGEVRLFQRTAGVVSSRILFEAQPHALPGFEKKASFVF; via the coding sequence ATGACCGATTTCGCCGCCGCACGCTATTTCATGGTCGAGGGACAGATCCGCCCCAACAAGGTGACCGATCACCGTCTCGTCGATGTCCTGTCGGAGCTTCCGCGCGAAGCCTTCGTTCCTTCGTCGGCGCGTGGCGTCGCTTATGTCGACGACGATCTCCCCATCGGCAACGGCCGCTTCCTGCTGGAACCGATGGTCTTCGCCCGCATGCTCCAGGCCGCCGCCGTTCAGGAGACCGACCGCGTGCTTGATGTCGGCGCCGCCGGCGGCTACTCCACCGCAGTGCTTGCCCGTCTCGCCTCTTCGGTGGTCGGCATGGATTGTGACGAAGCGCTGACCGCTGCCGCGACAGCGGCGCTGGCCGGGCAGGGGATCGTCAACGCCAAGGCCGTAACCGGCCCGCTGGCGGAGGGGTACGCCCAAAACGCCCCTTACGATGTCATCGTCGTCGAAGGTACCGTTCCGGAGGTGCCGGCTTCGCTTATCGGCCAACTGGCGGAAGGCGGGCGCCTGGTCGCCATCGTCCAGGGCAAGGGCAGCGTCGGCGAGGTCCGCCTGTTCCAGCGCACCGCCGGGGTGGTGTCCAGCCGTATCCTGTTCGAGGCCCAGCCGCACGCGCTGCCGGGCTTCGAAAAGAAGGCGTCCTTCGTGTTCTGA
- the purN gene encoding phosphoribosylglycinamide formyltransferase has translation MSKLKLGVLISGRGSNLQALIDACAAPDFPAEIALVLSNKADAFGLERAAKAGIATAVVSHRDYPGDKPAFEAAMDAALRGSGVELVCLAGFMRLLSPWFVGQWRNALINIHPSLLPSFKGLDTHQRALDTGVRFHGCTVHYVRPEMDEGPIVAQAAVPVLPGDDAHSLADRVLESEHKLYPHAVRLIAEGHVRVDGDVARVEGPVPELAALVNPPL, from the coding sequence ATGAGCAAGTTGAAGCTCGGCGTCCTGATATCGGGGCGCGGCAGCAATCTGCAGGCGTTGATCGACGCCTGTGCCGCGCCCGATTTCCCGGCCGAGATCGCCCTGGTGCTGTCCAACAAGGCCGATGCCTTCGGTCTGGAGCGGGCAGCCAAAGCCGGCATCGCCACCGCGGTGGTCAGCCACCGCGACTATCCCGGCGACAAGCCGGCATTCGAGGCGGCTATGGACGCCGCCCTGCGCGGGTCCGGTGTCGAACTGGTCTGCCTAGCCGGCTTCATGCGCCTGCTGTCGCCCTGGTTTGTCGGGCAATGGCGCAATGCGCTCATCAACATCCACCCGTCGCTGCTGCCTTCCTTCAAGGGTCTCGACACCCATCAGCGGGCACTGGATACCGGCGTCCGTTTCCATGGCTGTACCGTGCATTATGTGCGGCCGGAGATGGACGAGGGGCCAATCGTCGCCCAGGCCGCAGTCCCGGTTTTGCCGGGGGACGACGCCCATAGCCTGGCCGACCGCGTCCTTGAGTCGGAGCACAAACTCTACCCCCACGCCGTCCGCCTGATCGCCGAGGGCCATGTCCGAGTCGATGGTGATGTGGCACGGGTCGAGGGCCCGGTTCCCGAACTCGCAGCCCTTGTGAATCCGCCGCTTTAA
- a CDS encoding aa3-type cytochrome c oxidase subunit IV: MAAVSPNPVSEETVRSHQATWIAFTKFMKLSIAGVIAVLVLLALFTL; encoded by the coding sequence ATGGCGGCCGTGAGCCCGAACCCGGTCAGTGAAGAGACCGTCCGCTCCCATCAGGCGACCTGGATCGCCTTCACCAAATTCATGAAGCTCAGCATCGCGGGAGTCATCGCCGTGCTGGTGCTCCTGGCACTTTTTACACTCTAG
- a CDS encoding TolC family outer membrane protein — protein sequence MTVRSRFARRWLLATALTLTATMGTAVTGGATAQAQSLEQALAQAYANNPTIGAQRARLRAVDEGVPQALSGYRPTARVTAGIARSTSDSKFSGGSTGSETNSKTVGVTATQPIYDATVAPAVRRAERLVEAQRATLIASEQSVLLAAAQAYLDIVQNQAILQLQMNNEQVLRRQLDAARDRFRVGEYTRTDVSQSESRLSAAIASKISAEGTLRASRATYERLVGAAPGELKAPKPAFRLPKTLDELVELARANNPNVLSASYTEAAQREAVDQQYGRLLPSVNLSASGTRTYDPGRSSGIELNRTDSAQITAQVTIPLYQAGQPEALVREAKQTANQARLQIEESRRQVTESAVSAWQALQTARASIESYTAQIKAAQIALEGVRQEAQVGSRTVLDVLNQEQELLNARVFLVRAQHDEMVAAFNVLSASGQLTADRLNLPVQKYDPQANYDKTRGKWFGTSVTE from the coding sequence ATGACCGTGCGAAGCCGTTTTGCGCGCCGCTGGCTGCTGGCGACGGCCCTGACCCTGACCGCCACGATGGGCACAGCAGTGACCGGCGGTGCTACGGCCCAGGCCCAGTCGCTTGAACAGGCCCTCGCTCAGGCCTATGCCAACAATCCGACAATCGGCGCCCAGCGCGCCCGCCTGCGCGCCGTCGATGAAGGCGTGCCCCAGGCGCTGTCCGGTTACCGTCCGACCGCCCGCGTGACCGCCGGCATCGCTCGATCCACGAGCGACAGCAAGTTCAGCGGCGGCTCGACCGGGTCCGAAACCAATTCCAAGACCGTCGGCGTCACCGCGACCCAGCCGATCTACGACGCCACCGTCGCTCCGGCGGTCCGCCGTGCCGAACGGCTGGTCGAGGCGCAGCGCGCCACCCTGATCGCGTCGGAACAGTCGGTCCTGCTGGCTGCCGCCCAGGCCTATCTGGACATCGTCCAGAACCAAGCGATTCTGCAGTTGCAGATGAACAACGAGCAGGTGCTGCGCCGTCAGCTGGACGCTGCCCGCGACCGCTTCCGCGTCGGCGAATACACCCGTACCGACGTCAGCCAGTCCGAGTCGCGTCTGTCGGCCGCCATCGCCTCCAAGATTTCGGCCGAAGGTACGTTGCGTGCCTCCCGCGCCACCTACGAGCGTCTGGTCGGCGCCGCCCCCGGCGAGTTGAAGGCGCCGAAGCCGGCCTTCCGCCTGCCGAAGACGCTGGACGAGCTTGTCGAACTGGCCCGCGCCAACAACCCGAACGTCCTGTCCGCCTCCTACACCGAGGCAGCGCAGCGCGAGGCGGTCGATCAGCAGTATGGCCGACTTTTGCCGTCGGTGAACCTGTCGGCCAGCGGTACCCGCACCTATGATCCGGGTCGTTCGTCCGGCATTGAGTTGAACCGGACCGACAGCGCGCAGATCACCGCCCAGGTGACCATCCCGCTCTATCAGGCCGGCCAGCCGGAAGCCCTGGTGCGTGAAGCCAAGCAGACGGCAAACCAGGCCCGGCTGCAGATCGAGGAGTCCCGCCGTCAGGTGACCGAATCGGCGGTCAGCGCCTGGCAGGCGCTGCAGACCGCGCGTGCCAGCATCGAGTCCTACACGGCGCAGATCAAGGCGGCGCAGATCGCCCTGGAAGGCGTTCGCCAGGAGGCGCAGGTCGGTTCGCGCACCGTGCTGGACGTGCTGAACCAGGAACAGGAACTGCTGAATGCCCGCGTCTTTCTCGTCCGTGCCCAGCACGACGAGATGGTCGCGGCCTTCAATGTTCTGTCGGCCAGCGGACAGTTGACGGCCGACCGGCTGAACCTGCCGGTCCAGAAATACGACCCGCAGGCGAATTACGACAAGACGCGGGGCAAGTGGTTCGGAACTTCGGTGACCGAATGA
- a CDS encoding rhodanese-like domain-containing protein, whose amino-acid sequence MAAPFEIEVEELDRRRKAGDEPVVLDVREPWEFALCAIDGSLHIPMNGLPGRVDELPKDRDVVVVCHHGGRSAQVTMWLRSKGFDRAINLDGGVDAWARRIDPNMKVY is encoded by the coding sequence ATGGCCGCACCGTTTGAGATCGAGGTGGAAGAACTGGACCGCCGCCGCAAGGCCGGCGACGAACCGGTCGTCCTCGACGTGCGCGAACCTTGGGAGTTTGCGCTGTGCGCCATCGACGGCAGCCTGCACATTCCGATGAACGGGCTTCCCGGTCGGGTGGACGAGCTGCCGAAGGACCGCGATGTCGTCGTCGTGTGTCACCACGGTGGCCGCAGCGCGCAGGTCACCATGTGGCTGCGTTCCAAGGGCTTCGACCGCGCCATCAACCTGGATGGCGGTGTCGATGCCTGGGCGCGCCGAATCGACCCGAACATGAAGGTCTACTGA